The genomic DNA CTTCTTCAATGACTTGTCCTTCGCTATAGTGAATGATATTTGCGTAAGGGGGATGCGTACATATTAAGTCAATACTTTCTGACTTAATAAAGTTCAAATCTCTTGCATCTCCCTTAACTATTTCAACTTGTCCTTGAGGACCATTAAATTCAAAAGATGTTTTTTCTTTACATCTTTTGAGTGATTCTTCATTGACATCTACTCCAATAATGTTTCTATTTAGAAGTTTGGCTTCTACTAGAGTAGTTCCTCCTCCAGCGAATTGATCTAATACTAGATCTCCTTCGCTGGAGTATCTAAGTAATATATTTCTTGGAATATAGGGGGATCAATTTCCCCTATATTTAGCGTCATGAGTTGCTCATTTTCCCCTGTTGGGAAAATTTCAAATAGTGCTGGTTTCTAATTCGAAATTATCTGGTCCTAATTTCAAAATCTATCTACGACGCTAAGAAAAAAGATTTGTTAGGGCTCCATTTTCTAATTCGTAAATATTGAAAATTGTCTCCATTAAGTCAAAAGTTTCTTCTAAAAATTTTTTAGAACTATTTCATCCTTTTCCGTCAGTAATTCAAACAAAAGTAAGATTTTCAATCTCCTTCGCTTCTAAAGATAGTGTTTTGTAATTTTTAGCTATTTCACTTAATTTAGAGCCTCCTAAGCTTCCAAAAAAATTTGTCTTAATTGCATATATCATGTTTGAAGTATTTACTATGAAATTAAATTCTTCTTCCAAAAGAGAATTTTGTTTCACGCTAATTTTTAATTTTTCAATCACATCCAAAAGTTTTTCTCTCTTGAAATAATCCTTATTTTTGATTAATCCAACTCGAATAATGTGATCTTCCACTATTTTTTCCATCAACATTCCTACCCTGTTTTTTCTTCCATGCGAATCTAAACCAACTTCTATTTCTAAAACATAATCCAATAAATTTTTTGTTAAACCTTTTTGAAAAATATCAAATAAACCTGTTTTTCTCATAAATTCAACATATTTTTCTGAAGAATGATTCGTTTTATTGAAGGAATATAAAAGTGTTTTATTTTCTTCAGTAATATATATTTCATCATTTCTTACTGCCAACAATATAGGTATGCACTTAAGAACTTCTGGATATTTTGAAATAATTCTTCTAAACTCACTTTCAATATTTTCTGAACCAATTAAAGAATTCAAAATATTTAGTTCAATTTTTATTTCGTCTATATTTCTCAATATTTTTTCGAAATCAACATAATATTGATAATTTTCGATGCTGACCTTTAATTGTGAAAGTCAATGTTCAAAATCTCTTTTCATTTCCATTTATTTATTAATTGGTAGTTTTTAAATTTTTGTCATAAATTGGCAAACAATCTTTATTAGGAATAGGTTCCCATTTCTTATTCCTTAATAAAGATATTTCATGTTTATAGGGAGATACTAGTATCTCCCTAGTTTCTTTACTTCTTTTGGATTTAACTTGTTTCTTCCAATAAGGTGTTTCGACTATTATTGGAAGACTAGAAAAGTAATCATCATAAGCTCACTTTAGGATGGTTTCCCATCCTATATGTCCTAATCCATAATTAGCATGTCTATCTTTTCTAGCTCCTATGGAATTCATTGAATCCCCTAGATGAATTACTTTAACTCTCTCTAGCCCTCCAAATAAATTAGATAGTTTTTTCTTAAACTCCTCTAGTTTAGAAAGGTCATATCCACTATCGTGGAGATGACAAGTATCTAAGCAAAGAGCTAATTTAGGATCTCAATTACATTTGGAAAAGATTAATTGAAGATCCTCTAAACAGGCTCCTATTTGATTTCTTTTACCAGCCATTGTCTCTAAGCAAAAGAAATAGTCTAAATGACTAGTTCTCCTAAAAACTTCCAAAATATTTTTGACTATATTGTCTATTCCTTCATCCTTAGATTCCCTAAAGGATCCAGGATGAACTACAAAATATTTAATACCTAAGCTTACTGTTCGCTCTATTTCACTTTGAAGGATATTTACTATATATCCATCAGTATCTAATCCTGCCAGATTAAATACATAAGGTGCATGAACAACACAATTTGAGAAATCAATATTGTGTTGTTTAGCTAACTCTAAAGCTTCCTCTTTGTAAAAAAGAGAGGTATCAACTCTCTTTACATTCTGTGGAGGTCCTGTAAATATCATGAAACAATTTGCACCATTACAAATTGTTTCCTCTACTACTCCCAGAAGATATTTACTCTTCTGGTTAAGAGATATATGAGAACCTAGAATAAGAGACATTAATTATTTAGAAAGTAAATAATTTAATATCTCTTGAGCTCCTGACTTTAAACATTCTTTTCTAGTTGTTGAGTATTGAAATTTTCAGAAGAGCTCAAGATATTTTTCACTTATCTCTTCAGCTCTTTCATATTTGCCATCCAGCATATCTAAAAATTTTTTAGTTATTTTTAGAGCTTCCTCTTTGGATTTTCCTTCTATTTCTAGGCAAATAGCATTAGAAGAAGCTCTAAAAAGAATACAACCTTTGCAAGAAAGTTTTATTTTTTCAATTAAAGGGTTTAATTCGCATTGAAAACTTATATAGTGTTGACAAGACTTAAAGTCAACTAAATTTAAGTCTTCTTTTTCTTCCAATAAGGAAGAAAATTTATCTAAAAAAGCTAATTTATAAATTAAGTCTTGATAGATCATTTAACTCAGCTTTAAAGCTGAGTTTAAAAAGACTTAATTAAAAGTAACGCTTACGTCTTTTTCTTCAGCAAAAATTATTTAATGGCGAATAGTAATGATTTCCTGTACAAGGATATGGGGTTGTATATGAATGTGGGTAATACGGAGTACAAGGATCGTATGGATTGCATGCAAAAGGATCTAAATGATAACTATTTATACATCCTCCAAAACCGCCATAACAATCGTTGTATGGATATAGTCCACCATAAGAATACGAAGAATAATTTGAAAAATTAGATGAATATGGGTTATGTGTATAAGGGTTACATGCACCAACCTTACATGCTTCAATTGCACAATTCCCACAAATACCCCCTCCACACTTTCAGCAATAGCAACCTATAGATCTATACATATAAAAACTACTTAGTTTTTTTGAGTAACCTAATTAATTCTAACTATTTTTAAAGAATTCAAATTCTTAAAAAAAATTTCTTAAATCTAGAGACATTAAATTAAATCTTCTGAAATACAAGAACTTTAAGTAAATAAATTTTCTTAAACAAATTATTAATAAAAAACCAGCCAAAAGGCTGGAAATACTTAATTAAACTAAGCTAGCTTGTTTTTGTCTGAACAGCAACTGGAAGAACAGTCTGAGCAGCAATTCTTTTCTTCGACAGAACAAGATGTTGAACAACAATCCTTTTTGCTTTCACAACCTTCGCAACAAGATGATGAACATGAGCAATCTGAACAACATTCTTTTTCGTAGCAACTATCACATTCACAACATTCGCGGCGTGAAGAGCAACAAGAAACTTTACAGCTTTGGCGACAACAACAAGAACTACAACAATGTGAAACCATACATCCACAACAGTGGTGGTGGCAAGAATGACAATTGTGGTGACAGTGACTCATTTTTCTTTTCTTTCTTTTCGTAATTAATTATATAAATACTAAAAATTATTTAATTTTTAGTTTTTAAGTTTTTTCCCTCTCGCAGAGGGTTTTAAATACTTTTTTAAGTGTTTAGAAAGTGTTATAAATTCACTAATTAATGTCATTAATCACTCTATTAATTAATGAATTAATAAATGTTTATGAAACATTTTTTAATTTTTTCCAAATTAATAGATTAGAGAATCTATTAGCTTATGAAGGTATATTACCAAGAAAGTGATAATGACTGTGGCATTTCAGTAACTAGATCATTAATAAATCATTTCTTCAAGAAAGAAATAACAAGAACAGAATTATTTAATCAGGTGAATATTTCACCTGATGGTCTTTCTATTTTTGAGCTAGAAGCAATTAATAGAAAGTATGGAATTCATCTAGAAACTTATGAAACAACAATAGAGGAACTATTGAAGTTCAATACTAAGAACTTCTTTATCTTAGTAACTTATAGAGATGGCAGAGAGCACTTTGTTATTTCCAAAAAAGTTCTCAAAAACTTTGTAATTTATGACTCTGCCATCGGAAAAGTAAAGCTAAATGCTAATCAATTAAATCAGATTTTTGCTGGAAAAATCCTACTTATTGAAAAAGTAGAAGACTGAAAGGAAGACAAAAACTTAAAAGCTAATTCACTCAAAGATAAAGAAATCTTTATTTTGAGTTTTCCAAAGCTTTTTGCAAGTATTTCTATGGAATTATTTACTTTCATATTTCTTCTCATAAGTTTTGGAATTAACAAATTCATTTTTGAAGATGTAATCCAGACCAGCTCCTGAAGTAACATAGGAGGAATTATTTTCTGGGCTGGATTACTAATTCTTGTTTGATCTTTAGCTGAATATCTCAAGGAAACCTTTTATCTTAAACACAAGCAATGATACTGCAAAAAGCTGTATCAATTGCTTTTTGAGAAATTAGAGAATAAAAAGAATTTTTTCTTCTCTAAGTTAAGTAAGAATCAATTTTTAATGACTCATCAATATGTAAAGAACTTATCTCTCTTTTATGGTGAAGTAATTAGTCAACTAATTTCTTCTCTATTTATCACTCTTTTCCTTGTTTTTTACCTACTTTCAGTAGGTTACTGAATATCTCTTCTAGTCATTTTGATGGCTCTAGTAAAGTTGGCTAACTTTTACTGAGCCCAAAAACTAGATGGGAAAAGATTACCAGAAGTCTGGAAAAATGATTTAAGTATTCAAAAACTGTTTTTTACCTTAAATCATTTTTTAAAGAATGAGTGAAACTACAACAAGTTTCTCTTTCTAAGTAAATCTCTAAAAGATGAGATTACTCAACATAA from Mycoplasma suis str. Illinois includes the following:
- a CDS encoding deoxyribonuclease IV, whose protein sequence is MSLILGSHISLNQKSKYLLGVVEETICNGANCFMIFTGPPQNVKRVDTSLFYKEEALELAKQHNIDFSNCVVHAPYVFNLAGLDTDGYIVNILQSEIERTVSLGIKYFVVHPGSFRESKDEGIDNIVKNILEVFRRTSHLDYFFCLETMAGKRNQIGACLEDLQLIFSKCNWDPKLALCLDTCHLHDSGYDLSKLEEFKKKLSNLFGGLERVKVIHLGDSMNSIGARKDRHANYGLGHIGWETILKWAYDDYFSSLPIIVETPYWKKQVKSKRSKETREILVSPYKHEISLLRNKKWEPIPNKDCLPIYDKNLKTTN
- a CDS encoding type II restriction endonuclease → MKRDFEHWLSQLKVSIENYQYYVDFEKILRNIDEIKIELNILNSLIGSENIESEFRRIISKYPEVLKCIPILLAVRNDEIYITEENKTLLYSFNKTNHSSEKYVEFMRKTGLFDIFQKGLTKNLLDYVLEIEVGLDSHGRKNRVGMLMEKIVEDHIIRVGLIKNKDYFKREKLLDVIEKLKISVKQNSLLEEEFNFIVNTSNMIYAIKTNFFGSLGGSKLSEIAKNYKTLSLEAKEIENLTFVWITDGKGWNSSKKFLEETFDLMETIFNIYELENGALTNLFS
- a CDS encoding cysteine peptidase family C39 domain-containing protein; translated protein: MKVYYQESDNDCGISVTRSLINHFFKKEITRTELFNQVNISPDGLSIFELEAINRKYGIHLETYETTIEELLKFNTKNFFILVTYRDGREHFVISKKVLKNFVIYDSAIGKVKLNANQLNQIFAGKILLIEKVEDWKEDKNLKANSLKDKEIFILSFPKLFASISMELFTFIFLLISFGINKFIFEDVIQTSSWSNIGGIIFWAGLLILVWSLAEYLKETFYLKHKQWYCKKLYQLLFEKLENKKNFFFSKLSKNQFLMTHQYVKNLSLFYGEVISQLISSLFITLFLVFYLLSVGYWISLLVILMALVKLANFYWAQKLDGKRLPEVWKNDLSIQKLFFTLNHFLKNEWNYNKFLFLSKSLKDEITQHNLIEREISSSRIVISKLNFFITYCLNIAIYVVGCYFSLLGNGVSVANIILAGIIFHQLNGSLDKSISVGLNWNKYISSLKNYKQIIFSDNIQEENKLKISLPKFIELKNLNYHNGRKNIFTNLNLIIYPNTFLFGASGIGKSTLYKLISAKLNFPENSIFFDQVEISDISEKCFNKLVVYQNNQSKSEEFQWEKLYDCVNSQKLDSILQIAKKLDIPVGKSVKAQKFSDGQRQFINLLNLLSLTEKIILLDEVTSHINKEIKKELYELVFPILTSRNFLICCEHDLSLKQFFVNQVNLDQLLTEQCL
- a CDS encoding iron-sulfur cluster assembly scaffold protein; translated protein: MIYQDLIYKLAFLDKFSSLLEEKEDLNLVDFKSCQHYISFQCELNPLIEKIKLSCKGCILFRASSNAICLEIEGKSKEEALKITKKFLDMLDGKYERAEEISEKYLELFWKFQYSTTRKECLKSGAQEILNYLLSK
- a CDS encoding TRM11 family SAM-dependent methyltransferase — translated: MKLGPDNFELETSTIWNFPNRGKWATHDAKYRGNWSPYIPRNILLRYSSEGDLVLDQFAGGGTTLVEAKLLNRNIIGVDVNEESLKRCKEKTSFEFNGPQGQVEIVKGDARDLNFIKSESIDLICTHPPYANIIHYSEGQVIEEDLSNLKVSEFLEEMKKVAQECYRVLKKNKYCVILMGDTRKNGHMIPLSFDVMKLFEDVGFKLKELIIKAQHNCKATGFWKTNSVKHNFLLIAHEYLFVFRK